In Vigna angularis cultivar LongXiaoDou No.4 chromosome 8, ASM1680809v1, whole genome shotgun sequence, the DNA window AGTTGTAAAAGGCAGTCTGACAAGAGTTCAATATtgacaattaataattaatatactaataatttacatatttacCTCATACTTCTATTTATACAGTTtggaaaatatcttttattaacACTACTCTAATTATAGTACAAATGTGAGTAACTATACTTTACctttaaatttatcaattttaaaactaatttcttGATATAACTCATGAATCATTTTGATCTATGATCGGCCCGTTTGTTTAATGACCGATCGATTTGGCCAAATTCACTAAGATGAAGTAGAATGTTTATTGTATGACTTACCAAACAGTCATACGgtatacttttattaatttgttttgatttatCTCCTCTACTTCATCAAATTGACATATCAAAGATTtaacatgttatatatatatatatatatatatatatatatatatatatatatatatatatatatatatatatatatatatatatatatatatatatatatatatatatatattatttgaatatggaagtatgtaataatattataatttattatatatataataaaacaattattttagtttaaagaataatcaagtttaaataaataattacttaaaatataaaaataataaaataataattttaaattaaaagaaaatttatttaaaaaataaaatttaaagaaaaagttgtgtacggtaaaagaagaaaatcttctttattaatgatataaatgataaactttataaaaatgtaGCTTTctaattttacaataataatttattaggtGGTATAGAATATGTTTTCTTCGTGCACAATTAGAAAGACTTGTAAGAATTTAGGAGCACttctttattgaaaaaattatatatttttaataagaaaatatttagcTTGTATCCAAAGTGTTAACTTACGAGATAACGaatcaaatgaaaaacaaaagaaaactaaaatccAGAACGTAACAAAGGATTAAGAAGTAAGtttatctttatttctttttggaaaccaaatgaataaaaattatggaAAATTAAAGATTGataatataaatcattaaattatagttaaatGCATAAACCATAAAactatatgattattttaaaaaaaatgtgtctcTTTACGTGATTATATATGAAGAGAGTCTCaagtacatattttttttaacacacGTTCCGAGGTTAACATTTCTTACAAATTTATgagattaattaaataagacTCACAAAGGTGATAGAGaataagttattaatttttaaaaatatttatttaatatttttatttaaattagattttagaaaaaaaaataaaggaaatttcTCACTGAGAACCCCATCTTTTTTAGGATTGGTTTGAAGTTCCTAAAATTGTTGGGTTTCTAGGATTTTTTTATAGTGCTATAAAGGAGACATTGTATTATTTGATTTGACtatgtttaattttaagattatGTTCAAAGTTTCGAGTATGTTATGTTTATCATTAACCAATCTAACATTGTTAGCAAATGagatcaaattaattttatttaaaaaattataaagacctaaaaataaaaactaaattactaatcaaACTTCAACttttatacaataaaataaaagtcagTCGGGTGTAATATACTAAAAGAGACTGAACTAAGTCATTTTCCAAGAAATATGATTGAATGTGGCGGCAAAACAgcttaatcaaaattaattaaaattgaaaagtcAAATTTAATTAGCTTAAACGTAAAGTAATGTAATTTGCAAGTTGTTACATGTGATGACCATGGCGTTGGGACGACTCTAGTGGAGAAAAAGGCGAAGAAGGGTTGGCAAGTCTATATATTTAAGTCAACTTTATgagatattattaattaaaaaaattgttaaactaATTAAACTAAACGTATATATGAACCCAACTTACATTCTCACAAGTTACGATAAATccatgataaaattatttatttaaagtagtaaataaatgtaaaatttaaaaaaaggaGCACAtgtaaatatacttttattaagttaatttataCATCGTAAATTATAACAAAACCTACATTTTTTAAACAggataataaaacattaatcatCTTATCTTAAATCATAACACAACACTAATTTAATAAGTATTGTATAGataaaaatacttaaagtaaaaaaaaaacgttacaaattatttataaaacaatatttacgTAATATcgtttataagattaaaaaaaactaaaaaaaatgattattaaaataggaagattgaaatttttcttctctttagtACAAGTCTATTAACATAAGCTATTATAGGGCGCGGAAAATGCTTCATTTCACTTccaaagtaataataaatgaaagatGTTAGTACTATTTCGGCTTGCATTTATGctaataacttaaatttttacggtaatgttttttataataattttagaaaaaaaaaacggcTCCTTTCATAAGTTAAAACTAgactatttataaatacatatacaaAAGTTTTctccaatattttattttaatttaaaaaaactagttcatattctttaaataatataatttaaaatcatttatataatatattaactcaaataaaatatatattaaactataattcaaataaagttatagggttaaatatgtttgtaatattcaaatttttaacgTGAAATTGGAATGAACCTATTAttgattcttaaattttaaaaataaattaatataattaatttaatttaacgatattaatttttttatgtattaaaagaTGTTTCGATTGacatttaaatgtaataaattatagaaataatttaaatattatttaatatgtaaaaaaataacaatattaaattagaaaaaatatatctacttaattttaaaatttgaaattaaaatatatttaattttaaatataagtactggaaaaatattaacttaatgTTATATTACAGAATATTAGTACAAACAGAATTAATTTTGctgaaaaataaattcaagtAACTTGTactacaaatataaattaaaactaaattaatttcacttaaaacatatttaattttataagtcTTAATACAAacttaaatatatcaaattagaATATAAAGAATTTCCAATCATCAATACTTTTTACgaacaactttatttttatttcttaattttaaaaaggtaTTTGTGCAAAAATTAATCAACGAATATCGAATATTCTTGAGTTGAATATTATATGTACATTTACAAAACTAGAACACTTGTATATCTCACCTAGGATATGTTTTTCAACCTTAATCGTAACTAAATATTATACAAAGCATTATGCGAAGATTAACAAAATGTAGTAGATTGTACAACCGTTGACttctatgatttttttataattattttaaacaataattaattattttaaattctatatGACGTGAGAAAATGGTTTGGATAGTGTGGGTGGACACTCATACTTCTAACTTGTCTTGTCTAGTTTATTGGGGGCACAAGTGGAAGGGAATAAGTTGGTATGtgccttttttcttttcaattttaaactttaaaaagtaaaatactgaaattgattaattaaattaaaagaaaatatattaaaatttaaaattttgcaaattttatattattttatttaaaagtaatatgaaataaatttgtaatttaaattaaaaaatttaaaatgaaattattgtaattaagttattatatatatatatatatatatatatatatatatatatatataagtaaaagtAACATAACTCTCAATTTGTGAGATTCTAACTCTATCcgtaaatatgattaaaatatatataaagtcaaaattttatttatattgagtgTGTAggttaaaatattaactattaacTATCAAAGTGCTGAGCATGATGTATTCACTCTCTTGAATCATATATAATTGTGTTGATTTCTTATGCAAAATCATATTAAAGAACGAGATATTTACGTAGAgctcataaaagaaaaaaaaacaacctaCTATTACACACTTTAAAGAAACAGAACAAACTAACTAATttattacaacttttttttagatACTAcagataattaatttttagaaattttgtgtgaaattgtctttttaatttatttcttcttagttcttttttatccttttcCAATATTGATTCTATTATCTTACGATAAAATGCTATATGAGACATTTATTGAGTAAAGATAAACTCTAACGGATTGAGATGACAAACGTTTCATAccatcttttaattttatgtgttttggaTGCTTTCTAAGGTatgaattattttcttattttacaatTGTAGGACTtagaaaatacttaaaaatattagtggtcttaaaaaataatacttaattatttattattaaaagtcagattataaatagaatattcTAATTTCActctataaaaattattatctacaatttttttaaaatatttttttgtcttctttctAGATTATCATATTTATCctagattatcaatttcatctttgatATGTATTATGTATAAAGATCAGAGTACGTTATAGGATTCCTAACGTTGAGGTCGATAATCCTACCTGATCAGAATATTCAATAGAGTAagttcattttttgtttttccatttGATCTTTTAATAAATCTCTTTACATAAAGAAGTTAAAATGTTTGCATATGATGATAAAAGGAACATAATGAATTTTGTTCGGTTATGATTATTAAAGTGTGTTATAATTGTTGATCATAGTTCTATATATTCAAGTAGAGTAACATGTGTGAGATAAAGTTTGTGGAGTTTGTGAGATTTAAGCTTGTGAAGAGCACCTTTTAGAGTTTAGGAGCATCTATTAGGTAAGAAAAGTTTGTGTTTTTATACAATTCCAACTATCAATTGAAACATGAGATGAATATGTGAGTTTAATTCAATGGTTATGAGTCATTGTTGTGATGTCTACATTGATTGATTCTGCCTAGTGAATATGCTAAAGTATTGTATGTTATAGATGGTTAAAACTTCTTTATGTTGATTTTTATGTGATTGGCTTGAGAGATCTTGTAGAGAGATATAATTTAACTGATTTGGTTAAATGTCATTTTGCAACCTGGTTGTCTTTCTAAGATAAAAATCGTACCTAGAGGACTAGATGGACCAAATCATAGATCTGGTATGTCTAGTACAAGTATGAATTACGCAAACTTGTTAAATGAGTGTTTCACTCGTTGAACAAGTACATAATTTACCAACTTAGAGAGGTAGGGAAGCCTCACTAAATAGGTGAGTAATCTACTCGCTAAGCAAGAAGTGTTTTAGAAAAATTAGAGAAGTAAGGGCGTGTTCTCTCACTAGACAAAACAAGACTCCTTGAGCAAAATTTGGAAATTTCTTTTGGTGGCCTTATTCACTAAGTGACAGATATGTTTGTTGGGTGAATTTTTGAGGAACTTCTTCTAGTACCCACCTGATGAGTGAGTCATGGTGTCGATCATCGAGAAAAGGGATTTTCAagtataacatttattttgtttttgaaaaagatttgagtataaaatgttttaaatcgagtttaatttattattgaaaagaTAAATGTATTGTATGAACTGTATGTAATAGAAATGTGTTGAGAATTTTGTTAGTTTGATTGTATGGATGGGGATACTATAGAAATTTTCAAGGAGAAAATATTACATTGATAATATGTTAGAGTTTATTGATACGTTGATCTTTATAAAGAGATTACTTTCCTAGCTCTACTTGAATCCTACTCATATAGAGAAAGATGTATAGTTATGAGAGTTAAAGAAAGTTCAATATTGAGAATTTCGGTGGTTGACCAaactatcaaatatataatttaccTTGTTATGCTTTATGGAAGGGAGGTTGTTCGAtcctatattatataattataactcTTGTGAGGCAAAGGTAGGAGTGAAATATACAAATCTTTGGGTTTACTCAATACATCTATCTTTCCAAAGTAGAATTAAATGTCAATGTTGTATAATCCATTTTGGAAATGCTTTAAATGATTATTtgtattaatgattaatttgaAGGAAAAGAACTTGGTTAGACTATTAATTTGAGTAACAtgaattgttttaatttgaaaagaCTGAGCTTTGGGTCAGTGTGGAAAAATGGATTTTGTGGGTCAACGTGAAAATTGGGCTTGGGGGACAGTGTGAAAACTTGGCTTTGAAGCCAGTGAGAAAATTGGGCTTTGTAGCTAGTGAAAAAAATTGGGTTTTGGAACCAATGTGGAAAACTGAGATTTGAAGGTagtatgaaaactgggcttgaaGGAAATTAGGCTTATCAGAAGGGGTTTGGCAGGAGTTTGGCCTAATTGGTCATACGGATTGAAATGTGATGTCTCATTTGGttaaagattattattttttattttatggaagAATAAAGAATGATTTGATGATTAATCATGTCGAAAgaaaacccaatttttttttatttcttattaacaatttttttaaagaattggACTAACAAAAACTTAGGGGACAAATCGGCCCAATGGCCTGAAAACTGTTCCTTTTGTTGTCAAAGTGAAAAATCTTAAAAgtgagtttgatttttttttttacaattaggAAAATCTCATAATGAAAACATTTATacacaaaagaaaattatgaaaacaaTGTATTTTTCATCACTTTTCAAATGAACTAGACTCTAGGAAAACCATAACGGCAATCAAGCCTAGTGGGTTCGAGAACCgttctttctcattttttttaaatttttaaattttttatatatttttctttttacagaGAAGGAAAAGACGGAAaatcttcaaataattttatcaaaaataagGTGTGAAGTGAAAATTATGCTAAAAGAAATTTTTGAAACATGAAGAAATGGGCTCAAAGTAGGCCTCAGATGGAAAGGAGGCTCAATGAACTCGAGAActatcaaaatgaaaaataattttgaacaatatgaattcaaattttcaatgacttttgtttttttgaaaattttcttttatttgtttttttttagaaatttttagTGAAATAGGACTAAAAATAACATGCATACCAATTGGGCCTGACCCAATAACAATTCTCAGCCCTTGGAAAACcgatttcagtttttttttagtttttttttcattcaaaaatataaatttatatgcatatcaaaacaattaattgattttttatttacaaagaaGAATATTATATGTTCAAAACacgtttttattttacaaaaggtttttttttctatcaatttttatgttatgatttttttataatttatttttaagataccGATACTATTATGTCTTCCTGTAGTGATAACTTTAACTATTGACACAGTGagatttttcaattataaaaggaGAAGTGGACCACGACACTTTGTTCTTGAGTGAGATCTAAgcatgagagagagagagagaaagctTATGAGTGAGAGAGCCTCCTAGCGAGCCTATGAGTATGCGTCTTAAGGAAAGTGAGATCTTCCTTTAAACGCGACTCTACCTCTACGTTTATAAAACAGTAGGATTATTGATAGTTCTCAAGTAGTTATCACTTggttatataaattttgtattatatagATCATCCTAAGTGATGAGATGTTATTTATCTTTCAAaaagtttaagtttttattcttttcctaTAGGATTTGAAAATACATCTTATATACTTAATAGTTCAATTAACTATATCTTCATAGTTTGATCTTGTTAGAACAAGCAAAACGTGAGCAAAAGATGTTTTAACACAACttttgtttgaaattgaatGGTTTAGATTTTGAAACTGTATGCTAAGATGCAATGTAGTACTTTTGGaggaatattttttattaaaatgccATAAATTATTGAATGTAACGATAGCATACAGTGAAATTATGAAACGTGTTAAGATAGGTAGAAATGGTCAACTTTAAGAATGGATGGACTTAGGATTCTTGAGACTATCTAAGGAATTTtggtcttttattttattttcttattcaacTCCAGTGTTTCAAGTAATGAAAATTAGTTTTGTCTTAGCTATGAATAAGTGGGTGGTTTTGGAttgtataaatgatttttttttctttattacaaTTCAATATTTGTGTTATTGTTATATGCACTTGAAGTGAAATTTTGATGAAGGATTTAAGTACGAAcaactctattttttttttagtgagTTAAAATTTACTGGTGTTCAACAAATGATGTGTGAACATTTTGAAAGATTGTTGTGTTTTTAGTTTGTTATATGTAAGTTAATGTATcagaaagttaaaaatttagtttaagTAGTTAGATTGAACATAATTTTAGGGTACAAAGTAGCTTACCATGTAGAATTGTAAATTGTTTGGAAACAATTTTAGGATTTTTCTTCCTccaccttcttctttttcttcctgcactccCATAAAATATGTGTTTCCACACTTTtccttattaaaattataattaaaatctttgcatctctttttcttttaataatttgcTAATTAGGTACTCCGGGTACAAGAAGAAAGATACATAACTTAAACAACATCTATTagaagttttgttttttgttttaataatttgttttaacgaaattatttttcaaatagtGAAATGTGATtctaaaatattgataatttattgaTTATACTTGCTCGGGAAAATCAATTTCACCAAGTGCAAATTCACACCTATGAAATCTAATTTTGTCCAATGAAAATAGTCCAGAAATAAATCAGTTGAAATTAGCTCAATAAAATTCCTAAaacttcaatttaattattaatcttattaaaagagttgtgatatataaaattttaatttattttaacattcatataaatatgtttataattatcatattctatgattttattgaatttaacagctattgaattataattttcaaaagaaaataccTTTATACATATGTATAGTATAAATATTGAGTATTATATTATGACTTGAATCCcataaatgaatataagtaATAATTGATGAAGATTTTTGAGTGAGGATTCATCAACAACTAAATGAATGCGTAAAAAATTATCCTATCGTACCTAAATTATCGTATGAGattgaaattaaagaaacattGGTATAatcaagtaaattttaaaagaagaaaaatgaaaaaaaaaagtctaagAAATAATAGCTGGTTAAATTTAACTAAGGAGAgtaagaaattgaaatttgactAAAAAACAATTGCAAATTTTGTCTCTGTATTTGAGACCTTTGAACAAAacaaagttttttctttttcctgcaCTTCTGTTCTCCACAGTTCTTTTTTGTTGCAAGATAACTGGTTTGGCAACCTTAATCTGTGACCCCAAATTTGAGTCAATCATTCTCAAATAACcttcaaaacaaatataaaaaaaggttaaattaaatacttatatCACTTCAACATTAGATTATTGAAACCAATAAAAACTACTTAAATTAGTTACATGATGACATTAATtacttaaattgtttttttgtttactttaaattaaattgtattttttaaaataaatataaaatttttataccaataactaaaaatattttatatcgtaatttaaattacttactatagattcaaaatataatttatatgttacAAATacttgtttattaaaaattaattatagcataatttaatgtattaaaaatatttatttataataaactttaattatataaaaaaacatttcttCTACAAAAACATAGTAGTTAAACAATTGAATATAAACACTATGCTACTTGCAACAAACAAGTCAACAAGAACTTGGAAATTATGAGACTTTTTGagcaaatatattttttcactaatttataaaattttcatgtttcCTTTATCTCTCTCCTAAAAAATAGTCCAAGcaattatatatacaattttataaaacaagaaataaagtaaaaacaaaGTGATACTTTAATAATTGtcagtaaaatttaaaaaaaaatgataaaaaaaattctcaatgAGTTTTAAAAGAATCATACAATTACAGACAAATTTCACATACCTTTTTGTACATGAATCAACAGTTACAGCCAGAGTCTGTCACAACTTCCTCCCTTTATTATTCTTCTTCTGCTTCCTTTCTTTGGCACGTTGAAACGACGTGCTGAATGATGCCAACAAtgtgaaaaattatacaaaacagTACCAGAAAACGATGTCCACCAATTAATGATAGCAACATCTCACTATATATTTGTGGCAGAAAaaacatcatatatatatatatatatatatatatatatattacatagtttttataaaactttcaatcaaataaattgacatgttattatttttatctgtaCCTGTGATATATATGTCATTTCATCTTATCTAACAACTCCCAAAGTCaaatttgattattgatttatattCTTTTGACTACAACTTCTAAGTGGAAttgcatatatttattttctatgcACTATTAGGATGAATTTGTTAAGTAATTATAGTAAAAGACAACCAACCTTtgtcttatattaattttatggaCTAATCTTATTGTGCTTTTGTCTGATAATTACCactaaatatattgaaaagtattttactctgTAAAATCAatgtatttatttgttaaatgaaCCAAAAGTTAACAAAAGTTATTTCCATTACCTGCAGCTTATGCTCCAAGAAGGATGAAACtgctttttcttattttcaggCAATGCCACGTACTTCTTCCAATCCTCAAGCAAAATTTTGAGATCACTGACTTTGTTTTCTAAACCAACACAGCAATTGGCATGCATTGTTAAGACCTCGTTGAAGTCCTCTGCATGATGACAAAATCCGCCAAAATAATCAGTGCTAAGGAACCTAATGCTCAGTTTcatgttggagatgaaggaaTCCTTTTTTATCTTGTTCAGGACATCCTGGTCATGCAACTTGGGGTAGGAACTCCTAGAGTTGAACCAGAACTTGTAGAACCTAATAGTTCTGCTATTCGATTTCACATAATTAAACCCTCCATTTGGAAAGTTGTTTAAGTCATAGGAATTGCCATTGAAATAATCACAAGCTATTTGGAAATCTGTGTGCTTGTAAAATCGCTTGAAGGGATCTCTAAGCCACATTATATCAGTATCCTGCAAAGGAAAACCTCTGATTGATTCACAAGTGCATGTATTATTTTATCACAGTAAATCAGTGAATTCAACTTTGAAACTAAATCCTCCTAGTTTGTGGTTTTGTGGTGTGCAATGTGAAGATTTTAAAAAGCTACTTtgcaaataaaatatgtatgtatatgtatatatatatatatataaatataccgTGAACACAAAGTTGTACCCCATATCAAGGACAGAACCAAGGAATTCAATTCTTCTCCACATCATGTTTAGGTAGTCTGCTGTCATGAAAAATGCTTCACCGGTGAAGTTGTCACCTTTAGTTTCCAGATGATAACAATGGTTGTGCAAAGCAAGACAACGAGCATGTGCCTTTTGGTCCCAAGTTATGACCACCAAGTGTTTAATAAACTTCTCTGTCTGATTTCCAAGGCGAAAACTCTCAAGAAAGAGGTCAAATATGGAACCTGGCTCTGCCCATGCATCATTCAAAGTTGTGATTATCACTGTCTTATCCTTCATAGACGCGTTTCTAAGAACTCTCTCTAGCTTTGGATCATATTTCCCCTGATGCATAAAACCAAGACTTCATCAAACACTTGGTAACCAATGTTCACATTTCTCGGaagaatttcatcaaacacGTGGGAGGGATAATAAGACAAGTGAAAGATAAGCTAACAACTCAATTCGAATATGCTTGCCAGAAAGATAAAACAATCCATTCCATTTCTAGAATACAGAGGCATCAAATGTTCATCATATCCAAGAATCTGATATTTAGTaaggaaaacataaaaacaatgGACAAAATGTACAAACAAGACAACAATTAGGAAGTGAATATACCATATACCATATACCATCTTTCCAATAGGGACATAAACACAACTTTCAAACGTCAAAGAAACAAAATGGTCCCCCACTGAACTAGTGGCGCATACGgctaattttgtgaaaattgtgGAAAAATTCTACATTTTCTGTGAACTCCAACTTCACGTCAATATGCAACTATAGAATAGTAGCTCACTGTGTGAAATCATCACACTATCATAATAGATTTTGTCATCCACACAATAATAATATCATTGCATCCCTTTATTCCTTTCCCACTTATTTATCAATAATGAAACAATGGCCACCATGCTTCATGGCCTTTCACCTAAAAAGCAATCAGGGTTTTACCCACACTACTACATTTTGAATTGTTCGACAAAATTTGTCATTTCACCATCATCTAATTTtttgaaacacattttaaaaataaatctgaatgAAATTTTGagtctaaaaataattaagtaataaattttaagtttaacttaatcttataataaaattgaactCTGAAATGATATTTACTAAATTGAACTGGATTTGagacttttaataataaataataatttaaatgcgataatatatgtaaaaaattacCATTTTAGAGGTTTAAAATGGTAATACGATGAAACATTGGTATTACCAATAAGTCTTCATTGGGACAACCATGTGAACAGCTGGTTATGTCTGTGGCGATTATGTTGCACATGTACACCAATGTTGTGACAATTGAGacattagaaaaatattaattagaagGTGGGGTTCCTTATAAAACATCAactaccaaaataaaataaacctagATCATTaacactaattaattaaattgtattattcccatataaattataataatttaaaaaattgaaggcTGTTGTCGTGATAGGTTCTCTTCTTTGAGATTTGATCCAAAAAGAATATTAATGCAAGTTTGGTAACATTTTCTTTCAgatatttcttaatatattccatttcattataaaattgattttcgataaaatgggtttttttttatgataaattatataaatatactttGGTTTGGATAAATTCTTAAACACACAAGAATATTTCGATAATGGGTAATAAAAGTGTCATTAAAATTCCATAATCTGTTTTCAAGTTCAAGATTCAAAGCAATCCTTATGACCAAATGGAACAGGCTAtaagatatataaaagaaataacctGTTAATGTACGTAATatttatgaatgaaaaaaatgaatgaaaaaaatgaaaagaaaattacagaaattttaaaatttaaatggtAAGAGCAATTATTAAGGATGATTTTAATCATATACAatgtcaatttatttatttatttttatttctttcactttatattttttataatatttttaataaaaacatcactttcaaatacttaaaattagttataattaatattcaaaaatcgcattaattattttttcaacaaTGTCTTCTTTATTGTTTTCTCAAGCAAATTACTTAATGAATCAACACTTACATTGGcctcttttaataaaatcatttttttatcatattaattcatttaattaatgattttcaaaatttatattaccTAAACAActtgattttcaaaatttatattacctaaaaaacttgattttcaaaatttatattaccTAAAAAACTTGATTCGACAATTAATATAGTTAGTtcttaacaaaaagaaaattagaaaatatagaaATGGAGTAATATACCCAACCAAGTTTGATGATGTGCATTAATTATTGGACACTATTTTAGCCCCTATCAAGTAGATTATATATAAAACCAAAATTCGCATTGATATATCCGTTTCAGGAGATATTTCGTCTAGAGAGAGAAGAAACAAATCACAACATTAATCAATTTATGtcatcaattttgaaaaatttgaagttgGG includes these proteins:
- the LOC108343880 gene encoding uncharacterized protein At4g15970, producing MKVNSPGAAVEKAAGDGIKAWNSGGSHLLAKRVIQFTMFLVGFAVVWMFLYSSASPFGFPTFSNYFMDDSAKGKYDPKLERVLRNASMKDKTVIITTLNDAWAEPGSIFDLFLESFRLGNQTEKFIKHLVVITWDQKAHARCLALHNHCYHLETKGDNFTGEAFFMTADYLNMMWRRIEFLGSVLDMGYNFVFTDTDIMWLRDPFKRFYKHTDFQIACDYFNGNSYDLNNFPNGGFNYVKSNSRTIRFYKFWFNSRSSYPKLHDQDVLNKIKKDSFISNMKLSIRFLSTDYFGGFCHHAEDFNEVLTMHANCCVGLENKVSDLKILLEDWKKYVALPENKKKQFHPSWSISCSTSFQRAKERKQKKNNKGRKL